A region from the Sander vitreus isolate 19-12246 chromosome 1, sanVit1, whole genome shotgun sequence genome encodes:
- the glo1 gene encoding lactoylglutathione lyase, whose product MSDKGLSDEAAASACKDGDPVTKDFMMQQTMLRVKDPVKSLDFYTRILGMTLLQKFDFPPMRFSLFFLGYEDKKQIPTDVKEKTAWTFSRRATIELTHNWGSEADESQSYHNGNSDPRGFGHIGIAVPDVYAACKLFEEQGVTFVKKPDDGKMKGLAFIQDPDGYWIEILSPNNMVSITS is encoded by the exons ATGAGCGACAAAGGTCTGTCAGACGAGGCAGCGGCATCAGCTTGTAAAGATGGAGACCCAGTTACTAAG GATTTCATGATGCAGCAGACTATGCTGCGGGTTAAAGACCCAGTTAAATCCTTGGATTTTTACACCAGAATCCTCGGCATGAC GCTCCTGCAAAAGTTTGACTTCCCCCCCATgcgtttctctctcttcttcttggGCTACGAGGACAAGAAGCAGATTCCTACGGATGTGAAGGAAAAGACAGCCTGGACTTTTTCCAGACGAGCCACCATTGAGCTGACACA TAACTGGGGCTCTGAGGCTGATGAGAGCCAGTCCTATCACAATGGGAACTCCGATCCACGTGGATTTG GACACATTGGAATCGCTGTTCCTGACGTCTATGCAGCCTGCAAACTGTTCGAAGAGCAAGGAGTCACGTTTGTCAAGAAGCCAGATGACG GTAAAATGAAAGGCTTGGCCTTCATTCAGGACCCTGATGGTTACTGGATTGAGATCCTGAGTCCTAACAATATGGTCTCCATTACCTCCtaa